DNA from bacterium:
GGCGGATTTCCTGCCCGCGGGCCTCAAGCAGAAGCTCGCGGTTTCGTCGTTCTTGCGCCAAGAGGCCGAGTCCGCTGATCTTGACACCGATCTCGCCCTGCCCCTGCCCGCGGTCCTGCGCCAGATCCTCGAAGAGCTCGGCCCCACCTTCGTCAAGCTTGGCCAGGTCATGTCGACCCGCGCCGACCTCCTCCCTCAGAGCTACATCGACGAGCTCGCCAAGCTCCAGGAGCAGGTGACGCCCGCCCCCTGGCACGAGATGGAGCAGGTGCTGCTCGGCGAGTGCAACACCCTACGCCTCGGCTCGGGGCTGCCCATGGCGCGCTCGGTCTACGACGTCTTCCCCGAGTTCGACACCATCCCGCTCGCGGCGGGCTCCCTGGGTCAGGTCTACAAGGCCAAGATCCGCAAGGAGAACGGCGAGCTGCAGCAGGTGATCGTCAAGCTGCTGCGTCCGGGCATCGAGAACACCATCGAGTCCGACAGCGCGGTCCTGATCGACTTCGCGAAGCTGTTGCAGGCGCGGACCAACTGGGGCCGCTGGAACAACGTGGTGGGCCTGGCCGAGGAGTTCTCGGCCATCATCCGCAACGAGACCGACTTCACCCTCGAGGGGGCCAACACCGAGAGCATCGGCAGCAACCTCAAGCGCGACTACGGCGCCATGATCAAGGTGCCCGAGGTCTACTGGCAGTACACCTCGCGCCGGATGATGACCCTCGAGTTCGTCACCGGCCAGAAGATCTCGGCCCTCTTCCCCAAGCGCAACGGCGAGAACGCCCCGGTCCAGCTCACCCTCGAACAGCGCCAGCGCCTCAACCAGGCGCTCACCGTCGCCTTCCTGCGCCAGATCTTCGTCGACGGCTTCTTCCACGGCGACCCGCACCCGGGCAACGTCATGTTCCAGTTCAAGGACGGCGGGGACGGTCTTCCCAAGCTGATCCTGATCGACTTCGGCATGGTGGGCCGGCTGGATCCCCGATCCCGCGAGATCCTGATCGACTTCTTGCTCGCCATGCTCCAGTTCGACGCGGCGCGGGCCACCGACCGCATCCTCGAGTACGGCCATCCGCAGC
Protein-coding regions in this window:
- a CDS encoding AarF/ABC1/UbiB kinase family protein, which codes for MSIADNLQGRDRASAAPASPHQRRVEIAAILLKYGWDALIFRLSLADFLPAGLKQKLAVSSFLRQEAESADLDTDLALPLPAVLRQILEELGPTFVKLGQVMSTRADLLPQSYIDELAKLQEQVTPAPWHEMEQVLLGECNTLRLGSGLPMARSVYDVFPEFDTIPLAAGSLGQVYKAKIRKENGELQQVIVKLLRPGIENTIESDSAVLIDFAKLLQARTNWGRWNNVVGLAEEFSAIIRNETDFTLEGANTESIGSNLKRDYGAMIKVPEVYWQYTSRRMMTLEFVTGQKISALFPKRNGENAPVQLTLEQRQRLNQALTVAFLRQIFVDGFFHGDPHPGNVMFQFKDGGDGLPKLILIDFGMVGRLDPRSREILIDFLLAMLQFDAARATDRILEYGHPQQLIDKHRLTIEMDHIMREFLGRPVSEVQIGLLLNKVMELMLQYRVRMPTSFLMIARVLVTTEGICRQLDKDYMLINVAEPFILSLMQRQFTSIFNGQELMRVGLDWKNILLRTPRRIDDLLAAANSGQLRIEYEFRNLQRLERTLTVIGNKVSFSLLTAAFIVGAALLSSVQGGPRIWGLHALSFVMFVSGGLLGLWLLVSILRSGQIK